A stretch of the Petrotoga sp. 9PWA.NaAc.5.4 genome encodes the following:
- a CDS encoding transposase, whose amino-acid sequence MKKKKVYSGDLKLQLVKEYLNSEKSLKDFSNEYSIPFNTLSQWVQKYKKSNYDDSVFKTKKGRTKSMISDYSKIPPIIYESAGIDRSDDYNNSNDSVYLKRKLDYYEKILLEKELQLRIVRDELELLKKNMNHK is encoded by the coding sequence ATGAAAAAGAAAAAGGTTTATTCCGGTGATTTAAAGCTGCAACTTGTTAAAGAATATCTTAACAGTGAAAAGTCTTTAAAAGATTTTTCAAATGAGTATTCTATACCTTTTAACACTCTTTCTCAATGGGTACAAAAGTACAAAAAATCTAATTATGATGACTCTGTGTTTAAAACCAAAAAAGGAAGAACTAAGTCTATGATTTCTGATTATTCTAAGATTCCACCTATCATTTATGAATCAGCAGGTATAGATAGGTCGGATGATTACAACAATTCTAATGATTCTGTTTATCTTAAAAGGAAACTCGATTATTATGAAAAGATACTTCTTGAAAAAGAATTACAGCTGAGAATAGTAAGAGATGAACTTGAACTTTTAAAAAAAAATATGAACCACAAGTGA
- a CDS encoding DDE-type integrase/transposase/recombinase: MSSSSFYFKTRLFFVVETIKAKPKQKRFVGFSYTINGQIIEDEHIKEIIISIYENNNPNDPTFYFKSLGDKKLSVVFKNQLGIIVNHKKIYRIRKELGVVRAYRNHFKHPKRRPHNHEIDAPNRFWEGDIKFIPTKYDGFVHILDIIDAFDKTIVSSKIGHSSKSKDFIKAVYNGISYRKADPKKLIIRTDNGPQFKSKATKSFMDEMEITHEFGYKNNPNSQAFIESHHSSLEREFVQLNSFENIEDVFQAYK, encoded by the coding sequence ATGAGTTCAAGCTCTTTTTACTTCAAAACAAGGTTGTTCTTTGTTGTTGAGACTATCAAGGCTAAACCAAAACAAAAAAGATTCGTAGGATTCTCTTATACTATCAATGGTCAAATTATTGAGGATGAACACATTAAAGAGATTATAATCTCCATATATGAAAACAACAATCCAAACGATCCAACTTTTTACTTTAAATCTCTTGGAGATAAGAAGTTATCTGTTGTGTTTAAGAACCAACTTGGAATAATTGTTAACCACAAAAAGATTTACAGAATAAGAAAAGAATTAGGTGTTGTTAGAGCTTACAGAAACCATTTCAAACATCCAAAGAGAAGACCACATAATCATGAAATAGATGCTCCCAATAGATTCTGGGAAGGAGACATCAAATTCATCCCAACAAAATACGATGGCTTTGTTCATATACTGGATATTATTGATGCTTTTGATAAGACGATTGTTTCTTCAAAGATAGGACATTCAAGTAAATCAAAAGATTTTATCAAAGCTGTTTACAACGGTATTTCATACAGAAAAGCTGACCCTAAAAAACTCATAATAAGAACAGACAATGGTCCCCAATTTAAATCAAAAGCAACCAAATCATTCATGGATGAAATGGAAATAACTCATGAGTTTGGATACAAAAACAATCCTAATTCACAAGCATTCATTGAATCACATCATTCAAGCCTTGAAAGAGAGTTTGTTCAACTAAATTCTTTTGAAAATATTGAAGATGTTTTTCAAGCTTACAAAC